The stretch of DNA GAACAGGTGGGTAGCATGGAAAAGGATGTAAATCCATTTGAATATATCAATAAAGCATACTCTGATTACGCATTACCAGTAAATAAAAACGTTGAATTTACACGACATCTTGAAGAGATAGCAAAAGAGGAGAGTTTTATTTTAAAAGACCATCCAGCGTTGCTTGAAGAGTTTTCCGATATCATTGGCGGCAAATACGCTGTAACGAAAAACGATGAGCTTTATTACACGCCCAGGTCTAATCAAAGTCTGAAACTAACAATGGATGAAAGCTCCAGTTCAGTGCGCTCACTTCTAGATATTGGTTTTTATCTACGTCATGTTGCTCAACCTGGCGACATTCTTATGATTGACGAACCAGAGCTAAATCTCCATCCAGAAAATCAGCGCCGTATAGCAAGGTTGTTTTCTCGTCTGGTCAATATTGGGATCAAAGTATTTCTCACTACCCATAGCGATTATATTATAAAGGAACTGAATACTCTGATTATGCTCAACCAGGACAAACCATATTTGAAGAAAATATCTAAGGACGAAGGATACAGAGAAGAAGAACTGATCTCCGCGGATAAAATACGGGTTTACATTGCAGAAAAATCTCTATTGATGCTGAATAAAAATAAACGGAAAACTCAAGTTCAAACACTAGTTGCTGCCGACATCGACCCAGAACTTGGCATTGAAGCACGCAGTTTTGACACTACAATTGAAGATATGAATCGTATTCAGGAAGCAATTATCTGGGGAGATGAATGATGGTTATGACTGATTTAGATATTTTGAACGATATGATAATGGATTCTGCAAAAGTAGATATTGAACCTAAAAGCGGTTCAGACAAGGCGTCTGTTACTTTAAAAGAACCACAATCCCCTGCTTCC from ANME-2 cluster archaeon encodes:
- a CDS encoding AAA family ATPase translates to MKLSIKNLGPLKQAEFELGELTIICGQNNTGKTYATYAVFGFLSEWRKVFSIHVPKNNIQQLLTEGVTELDIQEFVIDAQNILKKGCKSYTERLPTIFASSPQKFIECDFRAHLNTNDIQPISKFERTISATKSQLFSISKKQNQSKITISLLVEKENVRIPNEIINHVISDALKDIIFGHLFPNPFIASAERTGAAIFRKELNFARNRLLEQVGSMEKDVNPFEYINKAYSDYALPVNKNVEFTRHLEEIAKEESFILKDHPALLEEFSDIIGGKYAVTKNDELYYTPRSNQSLKLTMDESSSSVRSLLDIGFYLRHVAQPGDILMIDEPELNLHPENQRRIARLFSRLVNIGIKVFLTTHSDYIIKELNTLIMLNQDKPYLKKISKDEGYREEELISADKIRVYIAEKSLLMLNKNKRKTQVQTLVAADIDPELGIEARSFDTTIEDMNRIQEAIIWGDE